The Populus alba chromosome 6, ASM523922v2, whole genome shotgun sequence genome contains a region encoding:
- the LOC118033580 gene encoding plant intracellular Ras-group-related LRR protein 6, which produces MMYEQRQQQLMNREDRGKINGDRGKAIEEERLEAVDLSGMSLETLPHPSLNLAAICKLHLSNNDLQIIPESLTARMLNLVVLDAHSNQLKSLPNSIGCLSKLKVLNVSGNLIESLPRTIENCRSLEELNANFNKLSRLPDTIGFELVNLKKLSVNSNKLAFLPMSTSHLTSLRILDARLNNLRSLPEDLENLINLEVLNVSQNFQYLEALPYSIGLLISLEELDVSYNKITTLPDSMGCLRKLQKLYVEGNPLISPPMEVVERGLHVVKEYLSERMNAGHKSPTKKSWVGKLVEYGTFNGRIGSRKDRQWFHVAPDHYHSFDGVASPGYDRKSSKYTGNRSIEGLASPRHLRMFSPRRLFSSKNFF; this is translated from the exons ATGATGTATGAGCAGCGACAACAGCAACTGATGAATAGAGAGGATAGGGGGAAGATTAATGGAGACAGAGGGAAGGCAATCGAGGAAGAAAGGCTTGAAGCTGTTGATCTGAGTGGCATGTCTCTGGAGACTCTACCTCACCCTTCACTCAACTTAGCTGCTATTTGCAAACTTCACCTCTCCAACAATGATCTGCAG ATTATACCGGAATCCTTAACGGCAAGAATGCTAAATTTGGTGGTGTTGGATGCTCACTCAAATCAGCTTAAATCTCTCCCTAACTCAATTGGATGTTTGTCAAAGCTCAAAGTTCTTAATGTTTCAGGCAACCTTATTGAGTCCCTACCTAGAACTATTGAGAATTGCAG ATCTTTAGAAGAATTGAATGCCAACTTCAACAAGCTAAGCAGGCTACCAGACACTATTGGGTTTGAGCTTGTTAACCTCAAGAAGCTCTCAGTAAACTCGAACAAGCTTGCGTTTCTTCCAATGTCTACCTCCCACCTCACTTCTTTGAGAATACTTGATGCAAGGCTCAACAATCTAAGGTCCCTCCCAGAAGACCTCGAGAACCTTATCAATCTAGAAGTCCTTAATGTAagccaaaacttccaatatctTGAAGCCTTACCGTACTCCATTGGCCTCCTCATATCTCTTGAGGAACTGGACGTGAGTTATAACAAGATCACAACTTTGCCTGACTCCATGGGGTGTCTGAGGAAGCTGCAAAAGCTATATGTTGAAGGGAACCCACTCATCTCTCCTCCAATGGAGGTGGTGGAGAGAGGTTTGCATGTTGTCAAGGAGTATTTGAGTGAGAGGATGAATGCAGGCCACAAGAGCCCAACAAAGAAGTCATGGGTTGGTAAGTTGGTCGAGTATGGGACCTTCAATGGCAGAATTGGGTCCAGGAAAGACAGGCAGTGGTTCCATGTTGCGCCTGATCATTATCACTCATTTGATGGTGTTGCTTCTCCTGGATACGATAGGAAATCATCCAAATACACAGGGAATCGTTCCATTGAAGGCCTTGCTTCTCCTAGACACTTGAGGATGTTCTCACCCCGTCGTCTGTTCTCTTCAAAGAACTTCTTTTAG
- the LOC118033642 gene encoding choline monooxygenase, chloroplastic isoform X2 — protein sequence MTIITATTMAVLLKPMITAHRLLLFQTQKHTSIIAKQQKQHGSLLVASSVHQSDNYCKNLVDEFDPNIPIEKALTPPSSWYTDPSFFDFELHRVFYKGWQAVGYTEQIKNPHDFFTGRLGNVEFLVCRDDDGKIHAFHNVCRHHASLVASGNGQKSCFVCPYHGWTYGLDGALLKATRITGIQNFDEFGLKPLNVATWGPFVLINLDKEILPQQEADNTVGSEWLGSCSEFLGANGVDSSLSYLCRRVYDIECNWKVFCDNYLDGGYHVPYAHKGLASGLKLNSYSTKTYEKVSIQSCDGGSTESEDDIDRLGSKALYAFIYPNFMINRYGPWMDTNLVLPLGPRKCQVIFDYFIEAHLKDDKDFIERSLVDSERVQIEDIVLCEGVQRGLETPAYCSGRYAPTVENAMHHFHQLLHHVLKE from the exons ATGACCATCATCACTGCAACTACAATGGCAGTACTGCTCAAACCCATGATCACTGCTCACCGCCTTCTCCTCTTCCAAACCCAAAAACACACTTCAATTAttgcaaaacaacaaaaacaacatggGTCTCTTCTTGTTGCCAGCTCTGTCCATCAGAGTGATAACTACTGTAAAAATCTGGTCGATGAATTTGACCCAAATATTCCTATAGAGAAAGCCTTGACCCCACCTAGCTCATGGTACACCGACCCttctttttttgattttgaACTCCATCGTGTCTTCTATAAAGGCTGGCAGGCTGTTG gATATACTGAACAGATAAAGAATCCTCATGATTTTTTCACTGGAAG ATTGGGGAATGTAGAGTTTCTGGTGTGTCGAGATGATGATGGCAAGATTCATGCTTTTCACAATGTGTGTCGCCATCATGCCTCTCTTGTTGCATCTGGAAATGGGCAAAAGTCTTGTTTTGTATGCCCTTATCAT GGGTGGACATATGGGTTGGATGGAGCACTTCTTAAAGCAACCAGGATAACCGGGATCCAAAATTTTGAT GAGTTTGGGCTTAAACCACTAAATGTTGCAACTTGGGGGCCATTTGTTCTTATCAATTTGGACAAGGAGATTTTACCTCAGCAAGAAGCTGACAATACAGTGGGGAGTGAATGGCTTGGTAGCTGTTCAGAATTTCTTGGTGCAAATGGAGTTGATTCTTCTCTAAGCTATCTTTGCAGGCGTGTATACGATATTGAATGTAACTGGAAG gtGTTCTGTGATAATTACTTAGATGGTGGTTACCATGTACCATATGCTCATAAAGGCCTTGCATCTGGTCTTAAGCTTAATTCTTACTCCACCAAG ACATATGAAAAGGTTAGCATCCAAAGTTGTGATGGTGGCTCGACAGAAAGTGAAGATGATATTGATCGACTTGGGTCAAAAGCCTTGTATGCTTTCATCTACcctaattttatgattaacaG GTATGGACCATGGATGGACACTAATCTGGTACTCCCGCTAGGACCCAGGAAATGCCAGGTGATATTTGACTACTTTATTGAAGCCCATCTCAAG GACGACAAAGATTTCATAGAAAGAAGTCTAGTTGATAGTGAGAGAGTGCAG ATAGAAGATATCGTGCTGTGTGAAGGAGTTCAGAGAGGCCTTGAAACACCAGCATACTGTAGCGGCAGATACGCTCCCACGGTTGAGAATGCCATGCACCATTTCCACCAATTGCTTCACCATGTACTCAAAGAATGA
- the LOC118033642 gene encoding choline monooxygenase, chloroplastic isoform X1 → MTIITATTMAVLLKPMITAHRLLLFQTQKHTSIIAKQQKQHGSLLVASSVHQSDNYCKNLVDEFDPNIPIEKALTPPSSWYTDPSFFDFELHRVFYKGWQAVGYTEQIKNPHDFFTGRLGNVEFLVCRDDDGKIHAFHNVCRHHASLVASGNGQKSCFVCPYHGWTYGLDGALLKATRITGIQNFDVNEFGLKPLNVATWGPFVLINLDKEILPQQEADNTVGSEWLGSCSEFLGANGVDSSLSYLCRRVYDIECNWKVFCDNYLDGGYHVPYAHKGLASGLKLNSYSTKTYEKVSIQSCDGGSTESEDDIDRLGSKALYAFIYPNFMINRYGPWMDTNLVLPLGPRKCQVIFDYFIEAHLKDDKDFIERSLVDSERVQIEDIVLCEGVQRGLETPAYCSGRYAPTVENAMHHFHQLLHHVLKE, encoded by the exons ATGACCATCATCACTGCAACTACAATGGCAGTACTGCTCAAACCCATGATCACTGCTCACCGCCTTCTCCTCTTCCAAACCCAAAAACACACTTCAATTAttgcaaaacaacaaaaacaacatggGTCTCTTCTTGTTGCCAGCTCTGTCCATCAGAGTGATAACTACTGTAAAAATCTGGTCGATGAATTTGACCCAAATATTCCTATAGAGAAAGCCTTGACCCCACCTAGCTCATGGTACACCGACCCttctttttttgattttgaACTCCATCGTGTCTTCTATAAAGGCTGGCAGGCTGTTG gATATACTGAACAGATAAAGAATCCTCATGATTTTTTCACTGGAAG ATTGGGGAATGTAGAGTTTCTGGTGTGTCGAGATGATGATGGCAAGATTCATGCTTTTCACAATGTGTGTCGCCATCATGCCTCTCTTGTTGCATCTGGAAATGGGCAAAAGTCTTGTTTTGTATGCCCTTATCAT GGGTGGACATATGGGTTGGATGGAGCACTTCTTAAAGCAACCAGGATAACCGGGATCCAAAATTTTGATGTAAAT GAGTTTGGGCTTAAACCACTAAATGTTGCAACTTGGGGGCCATTTGTTCTTATCAATTTGGACAAGGAGATTTTACCTCAGCAAGAAGCTGACAATACAGTGGGGAGTGAATGGCTTGGTAGCTGTTCAGAATTTCTTGGTGCAAATGGAGTTGATTCTTCTCTAAGCTATCTTTGCAGGCGTGTATACGATATTGAATGTAACTGGAAG gtGTTCTGTGATAATTACTTAGATGGTGGTTACCATGTACCATATGCTCATAAAGGCCTTGCATCTGGTCTTAAGCTTAATTCTTACTCCACCAAG ACATATGAAAAGGTTAGCATCCAAAGTTGTGATGGTGGCTCGACAGAAAGTGAAGATGATATTGATCGACTTGGGTCAAAAGCCTTGTATGCTTTCATCTACcctaattttatgattaacaG GTATGGACCATGGATGGACACTAATCTGGTACTCCCGCTAGGACCCAGGAAATGCCAGGTGATATTTGACTACTTTATTGAAGCCCATCTCAAG GACGACAAAGATTTCATAGAAAGAAGTCTAGTTGATAGTGAGAGAGTGCAG ATAGAAGATATCGTGCTGTGTGAAGGAGTTCAGAGAGGCCTTGAAACACCAGCATACTGTAGCGGCAGATACGCTCCCACGGTTGAGAATGCCATGCACCATTTCCACCAATTGCTTCACCATGTACTCAAAGAATGA